Genomic segment of Vulpes vulpes isolate BD-2025 chromosome 16, VulVul3, whole genome shotgun sequence:
AGCTTGTGTAGTTTCCTCCTCCTTGGTTTTCTTTCATAAGAGAGAAAaccctgggctgggggtggggagcagggggtgagAGGGAGCTTATGCTTATAAGCACTCTGAATGAGTTTCCAAAAGGTTTCTATGTCACAACGCAGCTCTGACATAAATATAACTAACTGTCTACAAGATGCTCTATGCTATTTAGGACTGGATGGATAGTAAGATTATTCAAGATtctggagtgattttttttttttaaagaagtagtgCAAATGATGCTTTCCcaatatttctgtaatatttcttaaatttctgtgACATAGTTTCCTTTTAGCCAATGACATCCATGTTTGGTGTATGCTTTCTGCCCGAGTATCTTAATATTTGAACAGACCAAGGGAAGATCCTAATTAGTCTGAAgatcttaaattttctttaatgaatgaGTTAAATAGGCAATTCACTCTCAGTGTGGTAAATCAAATACCAACGACACGTCACACATTTCACCAAACCATTTGATGTTTCCTCTAAAATTCCACAATCCTGatatattctttcattctctAATACATGATATAGGATTTTTATGCCCGAATCAAGAGTCTGCCTCTCCAAGCATTTGTCTAATTAGAACTAACATTCCAATTTTAATGCAGATGAATTAAGATCTGATATAAAAATTGGAGATGTCATATTAATTTCTAACCGAGAAACACTCTTCATCCTGAACTTTTATCATCAAGGTTTCTGTATAATTCATGAGGTTTACACTTTCAAATACTGCCTTAAAGATTAGTTCTTGGAGGAAAGCTCATGAGATGATTCCCATATGaagaacacaaatataaaatacttggAATTTTATTGACTATCATAAAACCATCAAttaccttgattttctttttcttacaaaggTTAATGCTGCTCTTAACCTTTAAAGCCATCCGAAGGTTTATATAAAGGCACTTCTAATATACAATGTAAAGGTAAATATTCCTTTCTCATTTAGCAATCTGATATTTTACTTTGTAGCCTGCAAGTGTGCTACTTAATAAATGCTAAAGTAAAATGTATTGCAAATTAAGATTATCCTAGGataattatacatttaatgcaaataGTTTGCACTGAAGTTTAGGAATAGAGTTTGCATTATAGATATTTGTATGAGTTTTTATTGTGATTTGTAGCAAGTTTCTCTCTTTCACTTCACCACTTTTTTAAGGAGTTAAAAACAAGTATAtttgaagaagacagaaaaaaataagaaggtagCAAAAATTGAAATACACCTAAGTTCCAAGAAATTCGGGGGGAAGGAGTTTTATCTAGGAATGCGGAATACTAAATTATATAGGAAAATTAGCAGTTTAAATCCAACACATTTAAGAAGATCCCAATGACAGAATGTCAGTGAAGAGATGTAGTACAGTGAATTGAAAGCCTTGCTAATTTTGGGTACGAGGAATCAAATCTGATGGGATGACCagacaatttccttttctttttttctttcatccgAAGCAAAGTAATTTTGCAATCACAGTTTTATCCcagatttgcttttcattttcaatcttGAAATCACTATCCATCCTTGGCAAAATCATCAACATCAGTAACAGATTTGGCAGTAACCATGTAGAAAATAGGACAAATATAGTATGGGTTTAAGCATGAGagatataaataagcaaaataatgaGAATGCATACCACGGTTATATTCATCGTCATCGTCTAACCAAACACACAGAATGAAAAGAGGAATCCCCAGAACGTGACACTAGAGCACAATGCCAAGATAAAAATCACTGCTAAGTCTGAGCATGACAAAGAAACAGATGGTCATGACCTCTTCtgcagggagggaaaaaaaaaaaaaaaagaataatgatacaAGACACTTAATAGCGAAATTGTTCATGACTGCTAAGATtcttggaagaaaaacaaaatgaagaagccGCTACaggaatgagataaaaaaaaaaaataatacatgtctaTGTTTGCCAGCCACATTGCAGAACTGAAGAGTCACCTGTGGTTTTCCGCTTAACACAGGAGAGATGAGTTGGTCTAGTATATTTGATAGCaggttttaaaatgaatttcctGGAGGGAGAGTGGGCCTGAACTTCTGTTTTTTTAGCAAGTTCAGCCTTCTTATAAACTGCTacgaataaaaaaaaacacaagaaaaagcaTACCATCAGGAGAAAATACACACTTGGAGCAAAACCGAACGACATTTCATAAATAATTAGTTACCACTGTTAGGAAGTTTCTTCTACAAAAGAGTAACAatgaatacaaaaacatttttaaagaagttattgTGAAATGaaccttttttccttctcacttcATCTCTGGAGACTGTGCTAGGTTCCtttttagctatttttctttcAGGAGTGGAAATTCTGCCTCTCCCGGTTTtaaaaggcttttcttttctatgtttcTCGAGAGATGGTCTCCGAGCTTCCTTTTCAGCTTTCTCCTCTTTAGGAATAGTTTCTAACTGTTCTGTCATGATGCTCCTATCATCATCTGCGGATCAAAGCAAAccatgacaacaacaacaacaacgaaagcATTAGTAACAGATGTACAAGATCCttcatatatttaacaaaatgcaGAACAGAGATAAAGGGacatttttaaactgtttaaaaCGAAAAAGAAATCGTTTTATTTGgaagtagaaaattaaaaaaaaaaaaaataatgcacacCTTGAGTGTCCACCCAGAGGCTGTCAGCATCCATGATGGAATCATCAATGGTGGTCTCGTCTTTGTAATCGTCATAGGTTTCCGTCTTATATTCTGAGAGTGCaacctcctctctctctggggAAGCTGGAGCCTCCGGGGAGCCATCCCTGGGCTCGGCCTGGGCTTCGGCGGCCTCATCGACGTGGAGCTCTTTGAGGTGGAGCTCTTCTCCGGCGCGGGGAGCCGGTCTCCTCTCCACCTCGGGCTGCTCTAGGGCTGCGAAGCGCACGCTGTGGGCGCCTGACTCCCCTTCGTCGGTGGTGGTTTGCACCACGGTGATAAAATCATCCTCGATGGTTACCACGGACTCGATCACCCCTTTGTGCTCGCCAGGGCAGGTCTCCACAAATTCCTCCCTGACCCCGGGGACGCCCAGGTCGGTGATCTGAAGGGTGTCGGAGCGGAAGAGCAGCTTGTCGTACTCTCCCTGGGCCTCGATCTCGTCTTCCTCGCTCCGGGCCTCTGCGGGCTCGATGCCGGCGGCTTCGGGCACCTGCTCTGGGACGTCGGAGGGTGTGACAGAGATATCTGGGGTCCCCTTGCTGTCCTCCTGTGGCTGCTGAATGAATTCCATCTGGACGTCGGCCCTCTCGTCCGGGGCCAGCTCGGCCTCTGAAACAGCAGGTGCACAGGGAATCTCCACAGACAATTTGATGGCGATCTCATCTTGGATCAGAGAGGACTCCGGGGACGTTTCCTTCTTGCCCTCGTCGGCTTTCAAGGACTCCATGGTGAGGCTCTCGTGCTCGCCACTGGACTCGTAGGACTCCTCCTTGTCCACAGCCTCCTGGTGCACCAGGTCAGGCTTGGCCACCTTCTCCTTGATCTCCGTCTCGCTGGCACGGGCGCCTTCCTTCACGGGGCCAAACTCGACACCCGGAGGCGCCAACGTGGAGGGGGCGAGATCCTGCCCGACCTCGGGGGGGAGCTCCGTCTCCTGTCCCCCATCTAGGGTCAGCCCCGCGGCCATCTGCCCGAAGTCGCTGATGTGAACATCCACGTGACCCTGGTCGGCTTTCTTTGCAACAAAATCCAGTTCTGGTGCAGCTTTCCTGGAAGGTTCGACCTCCCCGACCTCTGGCACTGAGCTGAGCCCTTTCTCAGCTGCCTCCGCTGCAGGAGGGGATGCATCTTTTGCTGCGGTCGGGGGGTGCTCGGAGATTGCTCCTAATCCAGACGCTTCGGCCTGGTCGCTGGCCTCTTCCGCTGCCCTGGAGTGTTCCTTTGCATCCGCATGTTCTTCACCCTTTTCTAGGACGGTATCCAGCTTATCACTGGCTTTCCTGTCCTGCTCCGACTCCCTAGCCGGGCCCGGCTTGTCACCAGGGACGTGCGGGGAGACCTCTTTCTCAGCCCCCAGCTCGTCTTTGACTCTGCCGGCAGCCGCCAGTTTTACTTCAATCAACGAGAGGTCCGTGGCGAGGTCTCTCCGCATCTTGTCATCGGGGCCTTCATAAAAGGACCCGCTGTCCCCGGACAGATTCTCGCTGTCTTGAACCGGCGACGGGAGCGGGACCGTGTACTTGTTGAACACACAGTAGCCCAGGTCTTCCAGCTGACTGTCCGTTTTAACCACGACGTGGTTCTCGTCGGTGACAGGGGGCAGGCCCGTACTGCCCTCCTCGGCCACAGCCTCCGATGGCACCGATTTCCTCCTGGCAACCTCGGCATCTGCGCTCACCGAAGCTAATCTGGACCTCGTGCCCGCCAGATCGAGCATCTCAGGCAGGTCAGGGGCCATGACGGTGCCATTTTTGTAATAATCTTTGGCGAGGAAAGGGGACTCACACGATGGCTCAACCGGAGCATTTTCCTCTCCCGGAGCCTTCCCCCCCTCTGGCTGTTCCTCCTCTTTGCTCTCTACCGGGAAACAAGGGGCTTTCTCCAGGGCAGGTGTGGTGGCCGGAAGGTAATCATCCCCTTCGTCCATACTTCCACTAGTGTTGGTCAGAATGTCAGAAGCCAGAGGAGAAAGATCGTGGCCCCGACCAAAGTTGAATCCGAGGGCTATGGAATCCAGGCAAGACATGGGCAAGTTGATCGACATGCTTCTTTGCTCTATTGCTGACCTCCCGCCAAGTCCGAGACTCCTGCTTAGCGTCAAGTCGTCCTTATTCTTACTGTGGAGATCCCTCTTCTCCCCATACACTTTTGGATCAATAGTAAACATCCTTTCTTGAGGAGAACTGGGTTCTTCGGGTAAATCGGCTGGATAACCCTGTGCAAGAGTGCTGTACCCTGCTTCTTGCGCTGCggccctgggctggggctctTGGCCGGCCTCAAGTCCCTTGTCGCCGTTTTTACACACGGGAGACACGGTATCCAAAGACTCTAGGGCACTTTCTCTTGTGTCGCTTAGTTCGTAGTAATCACTGCCCGGCTGGATGCTCTTTGTCACGTCTTCTTTCAAGGCAGATGTTTCGAAATACTTGGACATTCCTGACTTATCTTCATAAAATGGCATGTCAAGCTCAGCTGATGTTGCAGCCCCAGCCCCTTCAACCTTAGTGTCTTTGCCCAcaactttttcttcaaaaaggtCCTGGGTTGCACTCTTCTCACTTGCTGCAGCTGGTTCGGTCACGACTTTCTCCAGGGTCGTGGAGGTCATGGCTGAATCGGTTACTGCTTGTTCCAAACCGACAGGGAATAATAATGCGTCTGTGGTAGGCTCTTGgcctttctgttcttcttttgAGAGGGCGTGCTCCATGCAGGGCTGAATGatgcctgtttctccatctgtcaGTTTTGGGGGCTCACTGTCTTTTGGCATGGCTTCTTTGTCAGAAACGGTTGTTTTTTCCTCAAGCTTTGGCTGAGACTCCTTGTCAGTAGGTGTAGCTTCCTGCTCTTTTTTCTGTGCGCTCTCTGGCTTGATCGCCCCTTTTTCCTCTCCCAAAACTTTCTCTGGGACACCTTCTTCCACAGTTGGAATGAGGGCATCTTTGGGTAAGGTGGTTGCCTCTGAGGCTGGTGCTTCTGCCACTTTGTCGGGTTTATCCTTAGGGGGCTCTTCAGCTTTAGAACTATCTTTGGCAGGTGCTGGGCCACTGGtttcttccagaaattttttGTCATCTGGCTGTAAAAAGGCAGGGGCAAAGGGTGATGCTTCTGCAACGATTTCATTCTTCATGACATCTAAAGGAAGAGTGAAGCTTCCCGCCTGAAAGGGACTTGGCATGGGAGAATCAAActgtttcccttcccattttGGGATGTCCTCAAGTACATCTTTTCCCTTCATGGGTGTTAGGGGGCCGGGTGAGATGGGAGCAGCTAAACCCCACTCGTCCTTTTTTGCTTCTGTTGGCATTTCGATGAACCAGTCCTTTTGCTCTTTTGGAGTGGGGGGCTCTGCAGAGAGGCCAATACCAGGCACCACTAGGCTCGGTTCTGTCTTCTGTTTCATGTCTTCCAGCCCGGCACCAAGAGGCTGCCCAAACAGAGTGGGAGgtgctctttcttcttctgtgccTTGCATGTCCTTTGTGTCAGGGGAAGTTTTCGTTGTCTCAGGCTGAGAAACTAAGGCAGCATGTTTGAGGTCTTCACCAGGCTTACTTTGTTTCTCTGACTCCTTGTCTTTCTTGTCTAATGGCTCAGCTGGAGAAGGAGTCAATTCCTGTTGATCATGGAACTCCATCTTCGAGGCTGGAAATAAACCTGAAGTAATTGGGTTGATTTTTAAACAGATAATAGGCAAGTGCTTTCAGGCAGTaagcttaaaattatattttgaaatgacaaatgaATGGTAGGGTAAGAAAACAAAACGAAACTATGGAACATGCAAGCATGCTACCcgtttaaaaattaacatgaaaatgTCAGGATCGAGATATATTTGTACTACTGCTGAAATGGACTGCTGTTGCGAATCAATGCATACAGGAATTGTGTATTTTGAATACTCTTTGCTCCTCTGTTTGGGTTCTCCTAAATAGTATGTAATGTGTACggtagtagaaaaaaaaattcatgtgcCTTCTACATAAATGACAAATTAAGGAACATTGAATCAGTAATATTTagatacaaaaatactttaaGGACTAAATATGAAAAACGGATGAATGTCCACTGAGCTTTTTCATTTGTGTTGTCATTTGAAAATGAACTGGCAGGCCAAGGGCAGAAGGCTAATTAATCCATAGTAAGTATTCATAGTTTCAATTAACTTGATTTACAAATGCCAGGACCAATTTTTTGAGCATTGAAAAGTTACTGGCATAATTTTTTAAGGAGTCATCTGAGATTAAATTTCaggaatataaatatttgctattaacTTTATGTGATATGACCTAAAAAATTGACAAGGCAGTTTCTACCACAAATTCAAAATTCTTAATCCCGAATCATCAGCTGACCTTACGACAGATGTAAGAAAATCTGAATTATATTGTTAATACTGAGAGGTCATgtgaatacaaattttaaaaagagccgATCTTTATAATATCTTTCTCTCCCTGGTCATGACCTTGTGATCGATGGTGAGGCACTAACTGTGGCTTCAGAGATACTTCATAGAAATTAAGtggctctttatttttgtttgttcaccAATGCAAAAGGTTTCAGAGTCTCACTTGTGTTTTAAGGTCACAGGTATTTTGTTGTGGTCATTGGAGCTAAATGTAATTATCTGgaaaaaatttgggaaaaaataataaaattcagtcATCGCTCAAAGAGCAAGTGTATGGATCATCATTACCTTATATACTTGTGTGTCCTGTTGtaacaatagaaaagaaatacttcATGAACTTCTAATAAAGGTTAGATGGATGAAAACTCAAGAGATATGATGATGGTCAAAGACGTTGGCTGCCATGGAGAGGAAATGGTATGAGAAGCATCAGCAGGAGCTTTTAGGAAAACCAAACCAGAATTCATTGAAGCATAAAAAATATAGCACGTTGCGGttgcaaacaaaaacaattctaCCATTTAAGCCTCTGTGTGCCAAAATCCGAGTCTACGATTTGAAAGAAAAGCATATGAATCGCTgtcccaaaaataaaaataaaaatatacatgtattagCAATGTGGCTGGCAAACACTTGGAGATGGGAGGGGGGCGGACAAAAAGCTCACACAGCATCGTCAGCCTGGCTGCAAAGCGTATTGTATCATggcaaaataaaaccaagaatcagCTGCAGCAGTGGAAGACCTAGCTGCCACACAGCACCTGTGCAAGCCACACTCTGCTCATTAAACCTACAACAtcggtctcaggatcatgagaagACCAAGCCATGGAATAGCATTGGAAAGGCATCAGGTTGGTAAGCTGCTGGAGAGATCATTTGCAACAGAACACATGCAAATCCTAGGAAAGACACACCTTCCCTGGCAGAGGAAGGGATTGTTACTTCTGGAGACACCTCGGTGACCTCTTTTACACTTTTCTCCTGTGGGGCCCCTGCTGGGGCACTCTCTTCAGGAGCTATGTGGGCCTCCACACTAGACTCCGCTGGGCCCTCACTGAGGCCCTGGGGTTGGTCTGAGGCCTTGGCAGCCCCGCACTCTTTCCCAGGAAGAGTGGCAGGTGTCTCTTCCTCAGCCATTGTTCCCTCTAGCGTTTCTTCTTCTTAGGGATGAAAAAGATGTTGACATCACGACCACAGAACAATACACGAAATGGCAGAAATACTATTCAAGGAACACTTTCAGCTCCATTACATCAACCTCACGAGAACCTCTTTTACCATTTGGACGAACAGATTAATATTCTGATGCAACGTGCATTATGTATTGCTTGGGAAATTATTCTATATAATCTGCTAATAATGATGCCTTTTACAGTCTCGTTAAAaggctatttattttaaaacttgagaGCTGAAAGGGTTTTATTGCTCTACTACCCTTAGTGGAAATGGCAGTAAGTTGCACACATGTAGGAAGCTTGCTGGAAATAAGAGATGGTGCTGCTGGATAACAGATGGTTATGAAAAGACAGATGCATTGATGTACTGAAAGAAACCTTTAAATTTGCTAGACATGTGCTGTTTTCTCCAATGCAGTAAGCCCCTACATATGAATTTCTGattactttatttaaaacatgCAAACTTTAGTAAAGAATCTTTTGGAATAAAAAACACCCGGCTTCAAAATGAGAGCCATCAACTACCCTAACAGTTTTCATGGAACCCACAAACACTATCTTATTTAGTATTCAGAGGCAAAAGTATTtagtatttaaagtaataaattatattttgatataatttatgtatgtaatatttttaaggcAAAAGACTTCCTCactcaatttattttatcttcattgcATTCCATGATATGGGAGACTATGAAAATTTCAAGGAgtaagcaaaatattttgaaaagcaaggTCTGGGTAAAAGGTAATCTTACCACTGAAAAAAGTCTAAGGACCTCTGGGACACAGCTGTTACCATATTGCTTACACCCTTGAAATACCAATAATTAGTTCATGTATAGTTCCCCTTGATCCTGAATAAGAAACTGTGCCCATTACCTGGAAAGTCTTATTGTGCAATTCAAAACCAAACCACGGAGATAACTGAATGGCAACCAAACTGCCAAAATATCTTCCCAAAGGATGTATATCACGtggaaaaatgttaacaattaaaatgtaaaatgaacacTTATGAAGGCCATGAATTATCGTGTTCATTTGCTTCTCATTTTGCACTTCAAATGCCAgtaaaataaatcccattttattGCTTAAGAAATTAGAGGGAAATATATAAGCTGTTTTATAGTTCTACAAATGAAAGGTTCTTATGAAACATTGTTTAAATGGCCTGGTGAGAAAGACTACAGATGGAAAGGAAAGGGATTTTCTTTTGTAAGAGATACTAAAACTCCTAGGCAAGGGATGGGGGAAGAAAGGACTGCTTCATCtattccctccaccccccatttAGCACTCAGGGactttcatttttgtcatttagTTACataagtaacattaaaaaaattcaaactccAAATTATTATTAAGGCCATTTTTGTAATTACAGACGAGACTTCTACTATAGCTGCTTTACTAATGTCACCCTCTTGGGTAAAGTCTAATCAAGTCAatcaatttattttccaaatccaTGTAACCTTTTGgctttccatttcctcattttgtaTAAATCATGTTTATTTCCACTACACTCGTTTCTCATTCGAAATTCCCcatctttttcttaattgttaTTAAGTTTACACTATTAGAAGGACTTATTTTTTACCATGGgttatatttctcttttagaGTGTCTGAGCCATTGGTGCTCTTTGTTTTCCAAAGGATCCTTGAAGACGTTTATTATCATGAATGTAGTTGGAAAGAATGTTTGTTCCCCATTGCCTTGGAACTATCTGCCCTTATGTTAAATACGGTCCTGTATGAAAATAAACTCTTCATGCACACAAGTGCACTTTTCTCTATTTGAAAATAAGCTCTTCACCTCCACAAAATGTGTTTTGgctctatttttgttttcctttacaaAGCTACCTAGTTAGAAAGAGGTAAATTTCAGCCCACTGCCCTCATCACGGCCAGGTATATACACTAGGGTCTGTTAGTTTTATGAGGCTGGAATGACAAAGGTTTTGGATCACTGCTTTCACTTTAGCCCAGGTATATTGATGTGAGCCAATATTTATTCACCTAGGGGGAGCCTCTGTAGTTTCTGTAGATGATTAAATGATTTGGAGAAATATATTCATTCTGTAACATGCATTCTGCCCAACACAGATTCACgatctttctcttttaaagagcTATCGTATTGACATGCTCCTAAAAATGGTTGATTCTATTTAAGTCTGGCCCTAGTAATATTCTGTatccaaggaggaaaaaaactatATAGTACATAGAGGACTACATACAGAGTCCTCTTCTTCAGTTTGAGTTAAGAGGATATATTCTTCCCCCACTGATTTATTTTCAGGGAGCAGAAAGGAGTCATACTTTTACTGAActctttttgatttcttcccATCCCTTTCCCCTTTTTGGCGTTCTTTTCAGAAGTAattatatagaaaagaaaatacccaTATGCCTCAAATGAGGTATTTGGCCAGACATCTAAACTATATAGGGACGTCACTTTCATATGGAAAAAACAGGCTcctttccctcccaccccacatcCGAAGGTACGCTGAGTATGATGCATGTGGTCAAAGCtgcaggctggggaggaggagcaaaaGGGGACCATGCTTGGTTCACCTTTCTCCTGGCCTAAGTGGGCCTCTGCACTCTGCGCTGGGACACTGGGGAGCACACTAGAGGTAGTCCATTGTGAGCTGAACAAAGGATGCTCATAGTACTCCTCATCGGAATTGGAAGGGTCATCATCAGGCACAGACACCGAGATGGAGGGGGCTAGGAGTCTACGCCTCTCCCCGCTGGTGGCAGGTTCGTGGCTGGGGAACCTGTGTAGAGGACCCACTTGATCCTCAGCCCCTTCATCTACAAACAGACACATAGGAAGAAACTGCAGGGAAAACTGGACAAGACAGACACAAGATCAGACGGACGAGACAAACACCTACACGAAGACATGACGGGTCACAGAGGTAGCACAGTGGGATGGAGGGGAATTAGCCAGACCAAGCTGATGGAGGATGGGAGGCAGTGAATGTTTCATGCATCAGTAGGCACTGAATTTACACTATCCCTTAGGTAACCTTGCCattgatttaaataaatcaaaGGCACTAACACCCTTTACTGCATAATACAAATTATCTATACACTCCCCTCCAACAAGTCAGAAtaacccaaacaaaaaacaaaccaaaaaacccccactGAAATAGAAACAAAGCATTACAGTACAGACACATTATTTGGAAGAAATTCTTTCAAGTAGACTCTTTTCATGCTTCTGTCAATATATTTataagttaaaaaagaagaaaggcgtTAGGACCTGATGCTTTACAATTATAAGGGAAAACAGTCCTGTATGAAGCACAACCTTAATTATCTAGGATGGTCACATAGTTAGCATTTTGGTTAATTTAAGTTTTTGTTAATGACTTTTACcagaaaaccatttttaattcCAGGCcggttaaaaaaaatctacagtagTGCATTCTTCTTCTTGTTAAGGAGAGTACAGTAGCCTAGCTCTTTCCTTGGGTGCCAAAGACTAGGGGCATCCTTTTGAACACTGGTTTTCATGGTTTTAAGAGAGTCCCTAATAAtataaactcattttcttttctttttcttctgaaagttGAAAAGAGATACAATCACCTGACAATTATTTCTACAGAGCTGGCTTCAGATTCACCAAGACTTTATTCTATGTGGTTTCATTTACACCtctggttgtttttgtatttcaaaCTCTCGCTGCATATTTCTCATTGAAATGCTAACATAAATACTCTCATTTCTGCCTTTCCAGTGACTTGGCTTAGAAATCTGccttatttaaatatatctccTTAAATACACAAGGGAAGGTAAGTCTGCTTAGCACTTGGATTCTGGTATATTTCAATGAGCTTTAAGGATGATGGCAACAAACAATATTTGGCTTCTAATGTGGTACAGAAACTACATCTCGGGCCTATATAACAGGTTCCAGGATTTGCTAATcattatgatttatttacttttatttagaaataatttccaaatttccTAACTTTCAATaataagaattattaaaatgtattaaaagtcTGTGTatccaatttttatttctatcaaaaTTTAAGCAGGCAGATTAtagcatttatttgaaaatgtactgTATCGTTAGGGCAGTATCTTATTTTCAGCAACCAAGTGCTAACAAcctgaaataaatttgaaatcgTAAAGGTATGAAAATAATATCTCGTAGAGGGAATACTTTTAATCTCTTGAGCACATTATTTACTGATTGTTCCATGCTATTTTTTCCTGGATGGCTGCTCAGAACTTTTTCAGCCATCATGCTTATTATATCATGGGATAGCAGAAGCCTAAAATTACATTTGATATTCTTAGTT
This window contains:
- the MAP2 gene encoding microtubule-associated protein 2 isoform X3 yields the protein MADDRKDEAKAPHWTSTQLTEASAHPHPPEIKDQGGAGEGLVRSANGFPYREDEEGAFGEHGSQSTYSDTKENGINGELTSADRETAEEVSARIVQVVTAEAVAVLKGEQEKEAQHKDQPAALPLAAEETANLPPSPPPSPASEQTVPVEEEEETLEGTMAEEETPATLPGKECGAAKASDQPQGLSEGPAESSVEAHIAPEESAPAGAPQEKSVKEVTEVSPEVTIPSSAREGLFPASKMEFHDQQELTPSPAEPLDKKDKESEKQSKPGEDLKHAALVSQPETTKTSPDTKDMQGTEEERAPPTLFGQPLGAGLEDMKQKTEPSLVVPGIGLSAEPPTPKEQKDWFIEMPTEAKKDEWGLAAPISPGPLTPMKGKDVLEDIPKWEGKQFDSPMPSPFQAGSFTLPLDVMKNEIVAEASPFAPAFLQPDDKKFLEETSGPAPAKDSSKAEEPPKDKPDKVAEAPASEATTLPKDALIPTVEEGVPEKVLGEEKGAIKPESAQKKEQEATPTDKESQPKLEEKTTVSDKEAMPKDSEPPKLTDGETGIIQPCMEHALSKEEQKGQEPTTDALLFPVGLEQAVTDSAMTSTTLEKVVTEPAAASEKSATQDLFEEKVVGKDTKVEGAGAATSAELDMPFYEDKSGMSKYFETSALKEDVTKSIQPGSDYYELSDTRESALESLDTVSPVCKNGDKGLEAGQEPQPRAAAQEAGYSTLAQGYPADLPEEPSSPQERMFTIDPKVYGEKRDLHSKNKDDLTLSRSLGLGGRSAIEQRSMSINLPMSCLDSIALGFNFGRGHDLSPLASDILTNTSGSMDEGDDYLPATTPALEKAPCFPVESKEEEQPEGGKAPGEENAPVEPSCESPFLAKDYYKNGTVMAPDLPEMLDLAGTRSRLASVSADAEVARRKSVPSEAVAEEGSTGLPPVTDENHVVVKTDSQLEDLGYCVFNKYTVPLPSPVQDSENLSGDSGSFYEGPDDKMRRDLATDLSLIEVKLAAAGRVKDELGAEKEVSPHVPGDKPGPARESEQDRKASDKLDTVLEKGEEHADAKEHSRAAEEASDQAEASGLGAISEHPPTAAKDASPPAAEAAEKGLSSVPEVGEVEPSRKAAPELDFVAKKADQGHVDVHISDFGQMAAGLTLDGGQETELPPEVGQDLAPSTLAPPGVEFGPVKEGARASETEIKEKVAKPDLVHQEAVDKEESYESSGEHESLTMESLKADEGKKETSPESSLIQDEIAIKLSVEIPCAPAVSEAELAPDERADVQMEFIQQPQEDSKGTPDISVTPSDVPEQVPEAAGIEPAEARSEEDEIEAQGEYDKLLFRSDTLQITDLGVPGVREEFVETCPGEHKGVIESVVTIEDDFITVVQTTTDEGESGAHSVRFAALEQPEVERRPAPRAGEELHLKELHVDEAAEAQAEPRDGSPEAPASPEREEVALSEYKTETYDDYKDETTIDDSIMDADSLWVDTQDDDRSIMTEQLETIPKEEKAEKEARRPSLEKHRKEKPFKTGRGRISTPERKIAKKEPSTVSRDEVRRKKAVYKKAELAKKTEVQAHSPSRKFILKPAIKYTRPTHLSCVKRKTTGGESSQASSVFKQAKDKVSNATLSKIPALQGSSKSPRCSSACPSTSQRATFSDSFSIQPSSSAGSTDRLPYSESGNKDGVTKSPEKRSSLPRPSSILPPRRGVSGDRDENSFSLNSSISSSARRTTRSEPIRRAGKSGTSTPTTPGSTAITPGTPPSYSSRTPGTPGTPSYPRTPHTPGTPKSAILVPSEKKVAIIRTPPKSPATPKQLRLINQPLPDLKNVKSKIGSTDNIKYQPKGGQVRILNKKIDFSKVQSRCGSKDNIKHSAGGGNVQIVTKKIDLSHVTSKCGSLKNIRHRPGGGRVKIESVKLDFKEKAQAKVGSLDNAHHVPGGGNVKIDSQKLNFREHAKARVDHGAEIITQSPGRSSVASPRRLSNVSSSGSINLLESPQLATLAEDVTAALAKQGL